From Salvia splendens isolate huo1 chromosome 3, SspV2, whole genome shotgun sequence, a single genomic window includes:
- the LOC121795057 gene encoding signal peptidase complex catalytic subunit SEC11C-like, whose amino-acid sequence MGWIDDTVTSVKSIQLRRALHQTISIGLIVTSALMIWKGLMCITGSESPIVVVLSESMEPGFARGDILFLRMSKEPIRAGEIVVYNINGRDIPIVHRVIKVHERKDTGEVDVLTKGDNNDDDDIGLYAPGQRWLQRKHIIGRAVGFLPHVGWATIIMTEKPLIKYILLSGLGLLVITSKD is encoded by the exons ATGGGGTGGATCGACGACACCGTGACTTCTGTAAAATCTATCCAATTGCGGCGGGCCCTCCATCAGACGATCAGCATcg GTTTGATTGTCACATCCGCATTGATGATATGGAAGGGGTTGATGTGTATAACTGGAAGTGAATCCCCGATTGTCGTTGTTCTTTCTGAAAGTATGGAACCTGGATTTGCTAGG GGAGACATTCTATTCTTACGTATGAGCAAAGAACCAATTCGAGCAGGAGAGATTGTTGTGTATAATATTAAT GGACGTGACATTCCGATTGTGCATCGTGTGATCAAA GTTCATGAAAGGAAAGATACAGGAGAAGTAGATGTCCTCACAAAAG GGGATAATAATGACGACGACGACATAGGTTTATATGCTCCTGGTCAGCGCTGGCTGCAGCGAAAACACATCATAGGAAGAGCCGTAGG ATTCTTACCTCACGTCGGTTGGGCCACCATCATTATGACAGAAAAGCCATTGATAAAG TACATTCTTCTCAGTGGACTGGGGTTGCTCGTGATTACATCGAAAGACTAA